The genomic stretch TTGGCCAGTAAGCAGCCTTTCTTATTCCTCAGGTAATAGTTACCCCAGGGGTACATGGATTGTGAACGGCCGCCGCGCGCTGCGTATTCCCATTCAGCTTCTGTAGGCAGGCGGAAGTCGGATTCGTTGGGTTTCTTTTGCTTATCCAGGTAGGTATTAAGAATATGTGTTCTCCATTCGCAGAAGGCGGTGGCCTGGTTCCAGTTCACACCTACTACAGGGTAGTTGCCATATGCGGGGTGGGAGAAATAACGTTTGGTCATGGGCTCGTTATACGAGTAGGCGAAGTCACGGATCCAGATCAGGGTATCCGGGTAGATCTTCACATCACTTTTGCGGATGAACTGTGAACGGGGTTTGTCAATGTTGATCCTTTTAGCAGCTTCAGGCAGGTCAAACACCTCGGAATGGTAAACGATCTTATTGGGATCGATCTCTTTTTTACCAAAGACCCTGTTCTCGGGAGAAAGCATCATCTGGTCAATCTTCTCAATTGTAGCCTTATCACCCCATTTGATGGTTTTTGCTTTTGCCCAGTCGATCACGAAAACACCATCCTGGTCTTTTCCGTATTGCAGCAGAACAGCAGCCGTAGAGTCACGCACCCAGTTCACGAACTGGCGGTACTCGTTATTGGTGATCTCAGTAGCATCCATCCAGAAGCCATTGATAGATACCTGCTTGTTCCTTGCGCTATAACTGTAGTTAACGTCCTCGTCACTGGGCCCCATGTGAAAAGTGCCAGGCGGTACATACAACATGCCATAGGGCTTGGTGAGGTTATACCTTGCTGCCGGGGCAACGCCATGCAGTTGGCCGTCGTTCGGCAGTCCTTTCGACTTGCCTCCTATTTTGCCGCAACCGACAGTGGCAATCAACATCACCAGCAGGGCGGTTAAAACGGATAGGTTTTTCATTTTCATCATATTAAAGGGTATTGGGCAAAAATAATGTTTTAGTTTTACCGACTTCATCGCAAGTTTGGAATTTATTGTAAAAAAACCGCAATACATCAATGGGCTTCATTTAAAACGGTACCGAAGACCGGATTATTGTATCTGCAATAGAATTAAGTTTTACACAACACTCAGCATTTTCATTAGCGCAACTACTTCATTTACAGGTTTTTGGCAAGCATATTCCCGGCAAAGGAAAAGCTGTGCAGCATCGGTATAAGGTTTCCCGGCCAGCAATG from Candidatus Pseudobacter hemicellulosilyticus encodes the following:
- a CDS encoding SUMF1/EgtB/PvdO family nonheme iron enzyme, with the protein product MKNLSVLTALLVMLIATVGCGKIGGKSKGLPNDGQLHGVAPAARYNLTKPYGMLYVPPGTFHMGPSDEDVNYSYSARNKQVSINGFWMDATEITNNEYRQFVNWVRDSTAAVLLQYGKDQDGVFVIDWAKAKTIKWGDKATIEKIDQMMLSPENRVFGKKEIDPNKIVYHSEVFDLPEAAKRINIDKPRSQFIRKSDVKIYPDTLIWIRDFAYSYNEPMTKRYFSHPAYGNYPVVGVNWNQATAFCEWRTHILNTYLDKQKKPNESDFRLPTEAEWEYAARGGRSQSMYPWGNYYLRNKKGCLLANFKPGRGNYPEDGAFYTARADAYWPNDFGLYCMAGNVSEWTSSLFYEGAYNFQHDMNPDIRHNTQASDPPRMKRKVIRGGSWKDVGHYLQTSTRNYEYMDTAKAYIGFRCVIDLPATQSKR